TTTCTCTCTGCGTCCCTTGTCAATGCTCCGCACAGGAATACCTGCAAGGCGAAAACGCAGGCATAAATAGCGGGTGCGAAGCACGTTATGAAAATCGGCCACACAATCGAAATGCATCGTTCTGAGTCGCGCAAACAGAGCGTTGAGTCCTACCAATCCCCGATACTCGTTCTTCAAATCCACCCCCATAAATTCCACATTTCGGGGCAACCGCGAAAACAAAGGAGCCCATGCCGGACGGCTAAGCACCGTTATCCGGTGCTGCGGATACTGCACCGCCAGTGAATAAATAACGGGGACAGTCATGGCAACATCGCCGAAAGCTGAAAAACGAACAATCAATATACGGGACATATAACAGAACTTTTTATCTGACTGGCGAAAATATACAATATCTTTAATTCCTGCAACCGTTTCTATCTTTTTATCATTATCTTTGTCCGAAACATTCAATAAGGCAATCCATGAAAGTCATTATAGACGACAAAATACCCTTTATAAAAGAGGCTATCTCCCGGATAGCAGATGAAGTGGTCTATGCTCCCGGAACAGCCTTTACTCCCACTCTGGTGAAAGATGCCGATGCGCTGATAGTGCGCACACGTACATGCTGCAACCGTGAACTGCTGGAGGGAAGTAAAGTAAAATTCATTGCTACGGCAACAATTGGTTTCGATCACATCGATACGGAGTATTGCCGCAAAGCAGGTATCACATGGGCCAATGCGCCCGGATGCAACTCGGCATCCGTAGCCCAATATCTGCAATCATCCCTGATCCTGCTGCAGAAGCAGAAAAGTATCCGGCTGTCCCAAACTACCATAGGCATTGTGGGGGCAGGCAATGTGGGCAGCAAAGTGGAGCAAGCAGCGCGGAAATTCGGAATGCGTATATTACTGAACGATCTGCCGCGTGCAGACCGGGAAGGCGGAAACGGCTTTTCTCCTTTGCAGACCCTTGCCAACGAATGTGACATAATCACATTCCATGTGCCTTTATATAAGGAAGGGAAATACAAAACATTCCATCTGGCTGACGACACATTTTTCCATTCTTTGAAACGTTGCCCCATCATCATCAACACCTCACGCGGTGAGGTAATAGAAACTCATGCATTACTAAATGCTCTCGAACAAGGAACAATTTCGGATGCAATCATCGATGTTTGGGAAAATGAACCGGACATCAATTCCACCTTATTGAACCAAGTATTCCTCGGAACACCACATATTGCCGGTTATTCTGCCGATGGTAAAGCAAACGCTACACGTATGTCACTGGATGCGCTGTGTCGATTCTTCCACATAGAAGCCGATTACCTAATTACTCCTCCCCAACCGGAAAATCCCGTCATCACCGCGCACTCTCCGGCAGAGGCGTACTTGCAAATGTACGACCCGCGCCGAGACAGCGAGGCCTTGAAAAAGCATCCGGACCTGTTCGAGAAATTACGCGGAGATTACCCGCTACGAAGAGAGGAGGGAGCCTTCATCCTGAAGCACGTGTAAAAGCCTTCTCTGGCATTTCCACTTAAAAGCATGCTTGCATATCGTCAATCCTTCGCGAGCATAAGCTTTCTGCATTAATAATAAGATTCTCTTTTGTTCTATTTATCTTCAAAGCCCTACCTACTCCTTACCTACTCCCTACCTACTCCTTGTCTATAGAGAGGGAGAAGGTAGGGAGTAGGTAGGGAGTAGGTAAGGAGAAGACAGGGAAAAGGCAAGAGGATGGATTAACCGGTCAATCTATCGTATTCAGCAATTCCTCTATCACTCGCGGATAATATTCATACTCCAGTTTATGGATGCGTTGCGCCAATATATCAGGTGTATCACCCGGCAGTACAGAACATTTTATTTGGCAAATGACAGCTCCTTCATCGTAATGTTCATTAGTATAATGTATAGTGATACCACTCTCTTTCTCGCCTGCGGCAATCACAGCTTCATGAACACGGTCACCATACATCCCTTTCCCACCGAACTTGGGAAGGAGTGAAGGATGTATATTTATCATTTTATTGGGATAAGCATGCAAAATGCTATTCGGCACGCGAGCCAGAAAACCAGCCAACACTATAAAATCAATATCATGTTCTTGCAGCAAGGGCAGAATAGCTTCTCCACTCTCCCAATCATTTTTAGCAAAACAGGCATAAGGCACTCCCAACCTCTTTGCGCGCTCTAAAACAAGCGCATCCTGCCGGTTGGTCAACACCAAACGCACACAGGCTGAATCCTTTTCCCGAAAAAAACGAATGATATTTTCGGTATTCGTACCACTTCCCGAAGCTAAAACCGCGATATTTTTCATCATAACCCCTCCATTTTGTGCACAAAACCGTGAAAAATGTGCAAAAAGTTACATTTAATTCATCAAATATTTGCGAGGAACGATAAATATTTATTCCTTTGCACCGCAAAATTAAAGAAATAAAACTAATTATTAATTAAAAACTTAAAGTTATGTCTGAAATTGCATCAAGAGTGAAAGCGATTATCGTCGACAAATTAGGCGTTGAAGAATCAGAAGTTACAACCGAAGCAAGCTTCACTAACGACTTAGGAGCTGATTCTCTTGACACGGTTGAACTTATCATGGAATTCGAAAAAGAATTCGGTATCTCTATCCCTGATGACCAGGCTGAAAAGATCGGTACTGTAGGTGATGCTGTATCTTACATCGAAGAACACGCTAAGTAATCTTATCCATCAGTTTATAACATGGAATTAAAAAGAGTTGTAGTAACAGGTCTTGGCGCCATTACTCCCATTGGCAACAGTGTTCCCGAATTTTGGGAAAACCTTGTGAACGGGGTTAGTGGAGCAGGGCCTATTACTCATTTCGACGCATCCCTTTTCAAGACTCAATTTGCATGCGAAGTAAAAGGCTTCGATGCCACCAAATATATAGACCGCAAGGAAGCCCGCAAGATGGATGTATATACTCAGTATGCCATTGCAGTGGCCAAGGAAGCGGTAGCCGATTCGGGTCTTGATGTCGAAAATGAGGATTTAAACAGAATCGGTGTCATTTTTGGCGCCGGTATCGGTGGCATCCGTACATTCGAGGAAGAGGTTGGCAACTATGCTGTCAACGGCAAGGAAATGGGTCCAAAATTCAACCCGTTCTTCATCCCCAAGATGATTTCGGATATTGCGGCCGGACAAATTTCCATTCTGTACGGTTTTCATGGTCCTAACTACGCGACTTGTTCTGCATGTGCAACTTCTACGAACGCTATTGCCGATGCATTCAACCTTATCCGTTTGGGTAAGGCCAATGTCATTGTCAGCGGTGGAGCAGAGGCAGCCATTACAGCGGGTGGTGTAGGTGGTTTCAACGCCATGCACGCATTGTCAACGCGCAACGACTCTCCCCAAACGGCATCACGTCCGTTCAGCGCAAGCCGTGACGGCTTCATTATGGGTGAAGGTGGCGGTTGCTTGGTTCTTGAAGAACTGG
Above is a window of Bacteroides helcogenes P 36-108 DNA encoding:
- the purN gene encoding phosphoribosylglycinamide formyltransferase, yielding MMKNIAVLASGSGTNTENIIRFFREKDSACVRLVLTNRQDALVLERAKRLGVPYACFAKNDWESGEAILPLLQEHDIDFIVLAGFLARVPNSILHAYPNKMINIHPSLLPKFGGKGMYGDRVHEAVIAAGEKESGITIHYTNEHYDEGAVICQIKCSVLPGDTPDILAQRIHKLEYEYYPRVIEELLNTID
- the pdxB gene encoding 4-phosphoerythronate dehydrogenase PdxB, coding for MKVIIDDKIPFIKEAISRIADEVVYAPGTAFTPTLVKDADALIVRTRTCCNRELLEGSKVKFIATATIGFDHIDTEYCRKAGITWANAPGCNSASVAQYLQSSLILLQKQKSIRLSQTTIGIVGAGNVGSKVEQAARKFGMRILLNDLPRADREGGNGFSPLQTLANECDIITFHVPLYKEGKYKTFHLADDTFFHSLKRCPIIINTSRGEVIETHALLNALEQGTISDAIIDVWENEPDINSTLLNQVFLGTPHIAGYSADGKANATRMSLDALCRFFHIEADYLITPPQPENPVITAHSPAEAYLQMYDPRRDSEALKKHPDLFEKLRGDYPLRREEGAFILKHV
- a CDS encoding acyl carrier protein, which codes for MSEIASRVKAIIVDKLGVEESEVTTEASFTNDLGADSLDTVELIMEFEKEFGISIPDDQAEKIGTVGDAVSYIEEHAK
- the fabF gene encoding beta-ketoacyl-ACP synthase II, with amino-acid sequence MELKRVVVTGLGAITPIGNSVPEFWENLVNGVSGAGPITHFDASLFKTQFACEVKGFDATKYIDRKEARKMDVYTQYAIAVAKEAVADSGLDVENEDLNRIGVIFGAGIGGIRTFEEEVGNYAVNGKEMGPKFNPFFIPKMISDIAAGQISILYGFHGPNYATCSACATSTNAIADAFNLIRLGKANVIVSGGAEAAITAGGVGGFNAMHALSTRNDSPQTASRPFSASRDGFIMGEGGGCLVLEELEHAKARGAKIYAEVAGAGMSADAYHLTASHPEGLGAKLVMMNALEDAEMNPDEIDYINVHGTSTPVGDISEAKAIKEVFGSHAYKLNISSTKSMTGHLLGAAGAVEAIASILAIKNGIVPPTINHEEGDNDENIDYDLNFTFNQAQKREVNAVLSNTFGFGGHNACAIFKKYTE